Part of the Drosophila miranda strain MSH22 chromosome Y unlocalized genomic scaffold, D.miranda_PacBio2.1 Contig_Y53_pilon, whole genome shotgun sequence genome is shown below.
cacgcgttgtcttcaagattctctttattctatatcccttggatggtgtgaccgtatatagatattaatataatacctaaccaTAAGAGTAGAAATATCGCTGGAATGGAAGCCAATGTGGTTTACTTGGCCCATCTGGAAGCTCAGGATCTGCCGTGTGCCTGGGCATAGGTAAGCAGAGTTCAACCATTTCAGTTGATTATTTCACTGATCATTTCGCGTATTCCCCATCAGGTGTCGTCCGTGCCATTGACTTTGAGAAAGAGAAGCTGTATCTCGTGCCGGCCATTCCTCTGGAGCGAATGTGCCAAGTGAATTGCCTTATATCCTGTGGAGACATCAGCCTTCCGCATCGTCTTTCAGCAGGACGACGCCGGCTGGCTGACAAAGAGCATCAATCAGTTCTATTCGCGCACGTCTTCCATGAAAAAAGATTAATGCTAAAACAGCTACCTGTACTTTTATGAAAAGTAAAAATCCAAATAAAGCTTTATTGATATAGAGGCTAAGGCGAGATATTGTGTCTGCCCTTCAGTATCCTGCGCATCAGTACACGACGTCCCTCTGGGGTGGACATGCGAGGACGTTGCGTGGACGTTGATGCGTTTCACCTCGCGGGGCTTGGGGAAGTGGCAGCGGACCTTCGGCTTGAGCACGGTCCGGTCGAAGGCATGCTTCTGGCGCACTAGGATGGTTTGTGCCGTGTTGAATTCCACCAGGCAGGTTCTAAAATAACAATAGTTATTAATGTTCCATACAAAAGAATTTTCATTGATTTTCACCTCTGAATCAATCCCTGCAGCATGTTTTTGTTAAGTAATTTTGTATATCACTTTTTCCCCACTTGCTATGAACTTTTGAAGAAAATCGGCGCAGATCttatataccaaaatatacagATCAAAAATTAACTTAGCTCACTTAAGgtccctctatttaaacagttgaactacttgaggtaaatggcggaaaatatgAAAGATTTTAATAAGAAGTTAAGTAATTTTCAATAAACAGCTGTACAGCGCTGCCAGATGTTCATTCGCTAGATCTTACGGAAAGTTGGCATGGCAGCACTGATTACGATGGCAAACAGCTGACAATATAAAATACAGTCACACTGTTACAAAACTCCATTCAGCTAATCGGCCAAACTGTAAATTTTGCTCCGTTCGTTCGGTTCGTCTCCCaccataaagtatacataaATTGAATTTCGAAACACGGAAGCGTGATGGTTGGTGGAGGaggctgcaacagcagcagcactgttGTTCTTTTCTCCCATTTGCTGgtgttgatgatgatgatgatggtgtgTGTTGTGTTCGTGTATGGATGCGTAAGAGAGGGCGAGAAAACTCGAAAAATCTGACCAGGACACGGTCAGCCAGAGTCCAGTAGTCATGGCCACGAGGCTTAACAAATGAttgtggtggcggcggcggcggaggcCCCCTGCAAATGGAGAGTGTTTTCCCGTCATGCGGATGCGGTGCGGCTGGGGCAGCTGTCACTTCACTTACCCACCCTTCTCCCCTCTGCTGACTTTCATGTGTCTGTCTTTTCAGCCTCTCTCCCTTCCTTTCTCTCTTTGCCTGCGacgagagtgtgtgtgtgtgtgtgcgtgtgtgttttgaTGACGGCACTCAGTTTCCGCCCGCACTGATTTTGCCCGTGCCAATACCAGACACAGTGTGTCCTCG
Proteins encoded:
- the LOC108159047 gene encoding LOW QUALITY PROTEIN: 39S ribosomal protein L34, mitochondrial (The sequence of the model RefSeq protein was modified relative to this genomic sequence to represent the inferred CDS: inserted 2 bases in 1 codon): MLQGLIQRTCLVEFNTAQTILVRQKHAFDRTVLKPKVRCHFPKPREVKRINVHAXRPRMSTPEGRRVLMRRILKGRHNISP